The nucleotide sequence GCCGTCGATCTACTGTACGTTCACTGGCCGACTGGCGATTACGATCCCGAGGAGACCCTGTCGGCGTTCGAGGAACTCCATGAGGAGGGTGTCACCGAGCGTATCGGCGTCTCCAACTTCGAGCCTTCGACCGTCGAGCGTGCACTCGACATCCTCGATGCGCCGCTGTTCGCGAATCAGGTCGAGATGCATCCCCTCCTCCAACAGGAGGAACTGCTCGCTCATGCTGAGGAACACGACTATCACCTCGTCGCGTACTCACCACTTTCCCGGGGCGATGTCTTCGACGTCCCCGAGATCACGGAGATCGCCGAGAAACACGACGTGAGCGAGGCCCAGGTCAGCCTGGCCTGGGTGCGCGAGAAGGGGGCCTATCCGATCCCGAAGGCTACCAGCGAGACACACATCCGGGACAACTTCGAGAGCCTTGCCCTCGAACTCGACGACGAAGACGTCGCGGCCATCGACGACATCGATCGCGAAACGCGCCACATCGACTACCAGGCCGCTCCCTGGCATTAGTCTTGGTCGGTGGTTCTCCCCTGGAATATTCATAAACTTAAGGTAGCGAGCCATCCTAGGACACATATGGATACGAGAAAGGTCCAGCAACTCGGACCCTCGACGCTCGCGATGACGCTGCCGGCGGAGTGGACGACGGAGACAGATGTCGAGAAGGGTGACGAGATTTCCATCCGGATCGGTGACAAAGGGACGTTGACTGTACTCCCCGAGTCCGTCCAGTCCGGGGACACCGAAGCGACGATCTACGTTTCCGAACTTGACGCCGACGCCGTCGAACGGGCGATCGTCGCCCAGTACGTCCTCGGTCGACAGGTGATCCATGTCGAAGCCGAAGGGTCGGACACACTCGATAGCTCCCACATCAACGCGGTCTACAACGCCGAGACCCAACTGATGGGGCTGGGCGTGATCGAGGAGACGCCCGAACGCATCACCGTCCGGTGTTCGGTCGATCCCGGCGACTTCACTCTCAACAATTTGCTCGAACGTCTCGAGAGCACCGGCAGTACGATGCGAAACGAGGCGATCCGGGCACTCGCACACGGGAATCCGGACCTGGCCCAGCGGGCCTTGAACCGGGAGCGACAGGCCAACAAGATCTTCGTGTTGCTCCTCAGACTCATCTTCACAGCCCACCAGAACCCCAACGTCGCGCGCGGAATCGGGCTCGACGATGCGTTCCCGCTGATCGGCTATCGGTCGGTCGCGAAGAACCTCGAACTGGCTGCTGACAACGCCGAGGACATCGCTGACATCGCGCTCGAAGCGGAAGGCCACAGTCTCGATGTCGACGCGGGAACCATGGATCGGATCCGTGACATGGTCGAGAAAGTCGACGAAATTTCCGAACAGGCCGTTCGAGCCGCGGTCGAGCGGGATTACACCGCCGCCAACGAGGCACGCTCACAGTTCCGTGTGATCGACGAGCAGGGGGCTGACCTCCTCGAAGGTCTCGAGGAGATGCCCAACCAAAAGCTGCTGGCGATCCGGGAGGTGCTGGTCGCTCTGCAGGATACGGCGCAGTATTCGGTTCGGAACGCCGAGATCGCGACGAACCTCGCACTCAACGAGGAATCCGGACACATCACGCTCGAGTGAGACACCGTGTTCCGGACCGATCCGGGACCGTCTCGCACGGGTGCATTTGCCGTGTGATTACGGTGTAGTACGCTGTATACGCGACGGTCGATCAGTCGTCAGCAGCGGGCGGAGCGGACTGTTCTCGATCGGCGCGTGGGCCCTCCCTGTCGACTGCTGGCAACAGATCTCGCAAGTACTGCCCGGTGTATGATCCGTCCGTTCGGGCCACCCTCTCTGGTGTGCCCGCCGCGACGATCTCGCCGCCGTTCTCGCCGCCTTCCGGACCGAGGTCGATGATCCGGTCCGCGTTCTTCACGAGGTCGAGTTCGTGTTCGATCACGACGACCGTGTTCCCGTCCTCGGTAAGTCGGTGGAGCACGTCGATCAACTTGCGTTCGTCCTCGGGATGGAGTCCCGTCGTCGGTTCGTCGAGGAGATACAGCGTCTCGCCGGAATCTTTCTTCCCGAGTTCCTCGGCGAGTTTCACCCGCTGGGCCTCCCCACCGGACAGCGTCGTCGAGGGCTGGCCGAGTTTCATGTAGCCCAACCCGACGTCTCTGAGCAGTTCGAGTCGACGACGAATCCCCGGGTGACTCTCGAAGAACTCGTAGGCTTCCGAGACGGTCATCTCCAGAACGTCTGCGATCGTCTTGCCCTTGTAGGTAACGTCCAGCGTCTCGGCGTTGTAGCGGTCGCCGCCACACTCCTCGCAGGGTACTTCGACGTTGCTGAGGAAGTTCATGTCGATCGTGACGGTCCCCTGCCCGCCGCAGGCTTCACACCGCCCACCTTTGACGTTGAAGGAGAAACGCCCCTTCTCGTAGCCCCGTTGTTTCGCCAGTTTGGTCTCGGCGAACAGTTCCCGGATGTGATCGAAGACGTCCGTGTACGTCGCCGGGTTCGAGCGCGGGGTGCGTCCGATCGGCGACTGGTCGATGAGTCGGACCGTCTCGATCCGCTCGATGCCGTCGATCGCGTCGTGCTCGCCGGGATTGACGCTCGTGTTGTCGTTCATCTCGCGAGCCAGGCCCTTATAAAGGACGTCGTGCATCAGCGTCGACTTGCCCGACCCCGAGACGCCGGTGATCGCAGTGAACGTCCCCAGCGGGATGTCCACGTCGAGGTCCGCTAGATTGTGCTGACGGGCACCACGGATCGTCAGCGTTCCCTCGGGCTCCCGGCGCTCCTCGGGCACCGGGATCGACCGCTCGCCCGCCAGGTACTCGCCGGTGACGGATTCGTCGCTGTCGATGACGGCCTCGAGTGGGCCGTTGACCACGATCTCGCCGCCCTGTTTACCCGGCCCTGGCCCCATGTCGACGATGTTGTCCGCCCGGCGCATCGTCGCGGTGTCGTGTTCGACAACGAGCAGGGTATTGCCCAGGTCCCGGAGCTCAGCCAGGGTGTTCAAAAGCCGATCGTTGTCCCGCTGGTGGAGTCCGATCGAGGGCTCGTCCAGGACGTAGAGCACGCCCACGAGTCCCGAGCCGATCTGGGTCGCCAGGCGGATGCGCTGGCTCTCACCACCCGACAGCGTTGAGGCCTCCCGATCGAGGGTGAGATACGCCAGGCCGACCTCCTGCATGAACCCGAGCCTCGCGCGGATCTCCTTCAAGACCTCCGTCGCGATGGTGGCGTCCCGTTCGCTCATCCCCGCCTCCATCCCCTCGAAGTGTTCGAGGGCGTCGCCGATCGACAGCTCGTTGACCGCGGTGATCGAGGTGTCGTCGACGAGGACGGCCCGCGATTCGGCCTTGAGTCGCGTCCCCTCACAGTTCGGACACGTCGTCGTGGCCATGAACTCCTCGATGTGCTCGCGGGCGCGATCGGAGTCCGTCTCGACGTGGCGGCGTTCGAGATTCGGGATCACGCCCTCGAAGCGCTCGGTCTTCTCACGGGTGCCGTTCTTGGTCTGCCACTGGAAGTGGACCCGGTCGTCCGTGCCGTAGAGGAACTGTCGGCGGATCTCCGGATCGAGTTCTTCGAAGGGCGTCTCCAGATCGACATCGAAGTGCTCGGCGACGTTGTCGAGTTGCCGGGAGTAGTACGTCCGGTCGTAACTCCAGGGCTCGAAGACGTGCTTGAGTGGCTTTTCGGGATCGGTGATCACCAGATCCTCGCTGACCTCCTTGGTCTCGCCGAGTCCCTCACATTCCGGACAGGCACCATGCGGGGAGTTAAACGAAAAGCTCCGGGTCTCGATCTCGCTGATGTCGATGCCACAGTGCGTACAGGCCAGGTCCTCGGAGAACTCGACGACGAGGCGGTCGTCGCGGGCGTCTCCGTCGTCGGAATCCGCTTCGTCGGCCAGATCGCCAGTCGAGCGAGCGCTCGCCCCACCCAACTCTGTGCCCTCGGGCGGATCGGGAACGATGACTTTGAGAATCCCGTGGGCTTCCTCGAGGGCGGTCTCGACGGAGTCGGTGATCCGCGAGCGGGCGTCCGGGGCGACCTGTACGCGGTCGACGATCACGTCGATCGTGTGGTCGTAGTTCTCGTCGAGATCCGGGCGATCCAGCGTCAGATCGTATTCCTCGCCGTCGACCTCGACACGGCTGTAGCCCTCGCCGACGAGTTCGTCGAAGCGGTCCTCGAAGGCCCCCTTCTGGTCGCGGACGATCGGCGCGGCGATCTTGAGTTTCGTCCCTTCCGGCAGTTCGAGGATCCGGGAGACCATGTTCTCGGCGCTCTGTTCGCCGACTTCGCGGCCACACTCGGGACAGTGTGGCGTCCCGACGCGGGCGTACAGCAGGCGGAGGTAGTCGTGCAGTTCAGTGACCGTCCCGACCGTCGATCGGGGGTTGTTGGCGGCGTTCTTCTGGTCGATCGAGATCGCCGGGGACAGTCCTTCGACCGATTCGACCTGTGGCTTGTCCATCTGCCCGAGGAAGTTCCGCGCGTAGGCCGACAGCGACTCGATGTATCGGCGCTGGCCTTCGGCGTAGATCGTCTCGAACGCGAGTGAGGATTTCCCCGACCCTGAGAGGCCGGTGACGACCGTCAGCTCCTCGCGTGGGATCTCACAATCGACGTCCTTGAGGTTGTGCTGTTCGGCCCCGCGGACCTCGATGACGTCCTTGCTCATTCGATGAATTCCACGGTCCGGATCGGTGAAACCCTGTCGGTCCGTGCCCCGTCAATGGATAGCGGCATTTCTTACCGAATGGGTTTGGTACGAACGTTACCCGAGTCCCGAGCGAACATATAGCTTGTAGCATGGCAGACTTAACCACAATTTCGTTGTGGGCAGGCACGGCAGGAATGTTCCTGGGAATGCTGTATTTCATCGCGACAGGATGGAACGTACGGGATTCCCGGCGAAAGAAATTCTACGTCGTCACGACGTTCATCGCGGCGATCGCCTTCGTCAACTACCTGGCGATGGCGACGGGGTTCGGGAAGCTCCCGATCGAAGTCATCGAAAATATCCTGGGGACAGAGTTCGGTAGCGGCGTCCCCGAGGAGATCTACTGGCCGCGATACACCGACTGGATCCTGACGACGCCGCTGTTGTTGTACGACATCGCGTTGCTCGCGGGCGCTGACCGTAACACGATCAGTACACTTGTTGGACTCGATGTGTTGATGATCCTCACCGGCGTCGTCGCGACGCTGACGTTCACCGGCGGGGCCGGGCTGGAAGTCGAGGGCGCTCGCATCCTCTGGTGGGGCGTCTCCACCGGCTTCCTCCTGGTGTTGCTGTACTTCCTGTTCTCGACGCTGACGGCAAAAGCCAACGAGTTGTCGGCTGACACACAGCGTACGTTCAAACTCCTTCGGAACATGATCGCCGTCCTCTGGCTGGTCTACCCGATCTGGTGGATCGTCGGCACTGAGGGGCTCGGCGCTATCGGGATCGGTCCGGAGACGGCTGGTTTCGCCGTGCTCGACGTGACCGCGAAGGTGATCTTCGGGATCATCCTGCTGCGGAGTCACGACGTCCTCGACGAGGGCGCTCCGTCGGCGAGCTAAACTGCACAGTCATCGACTGACAGTCGCGTCGCGGATTTTTCTGACACACGTCGGTTGTGCACACAACTGTACCGGGTGGCGATTCCGTTTATTCGACCCGTTCGACGGTCGTATCGATGACGTCCGTCACGGCGGGCAGCGCGTCGCGTTCGACGACCCACCCCAAGAGGACCAGCCCCTGAACGAGAAACGCGTTCGTCACGAGAAAGAACAGGGCCTCCTCGACTGGCAACCCCAGGAGCGCGAGCCCCGTCGTCCGATCCGGCGAGAACGTCCACAGTCCGAGTTCGATCGCCAGTCGATCGGCGGCCCAGAGATACGCTGTCGGCAGCGCGATCGCGAGCGTGACTGTCCGACGCGCCCGAACGAGGATCGGCCAGCCGAATCCCCACTGGAGGGCGAGGACCGGGGCCGCCCACACCAGAATCGCACCCAGATACGTCCCGGACGGGACCAACAGGACGGCGAGTCCGATCATGCCGACCAGCCCGCCGGCGAGGACGCCGACCAGCCGCTGTCTTCGGGTGACCGACCCACGCCCGTCCGGGACGTCGACGAGCGTCGTCCACAGTCCAGTCAGCACCGTCTGGGTGAGGATGAACAACAGCTCCTCGTACGGGACAACGCCCAGTTGGCCAAGTAGCGTCGATCCGTACTCCCAGACGCCGATCCGGATCAACTGGCCGTCCCACGGAACGGTATACACCAGTGCGACACCCGCAAGCAGCCCCGTCCCGAACAGCTGGGCCGGCCGAAAGCGCCGGCTCACAGCCAGCACCCCCGCCAGGATCGCGACCGGCACGACCACGAACGCCATCACGAACGACAGATACGTGATCGGTGCCATCACGGCCCTCCGGATCGATTCCCCAGCACACCGCCGCCCGTCATCCAGAGACCACTGTCCGGTCGTGTGTCCTCCCGAATGTCGATTTTGACGGTCATTCCTAGGACATACGCGGGCAAGCCGACTCAAAGCGATACCTATTGTATTGGGGTGAGCGTGTCATAGAATCGTTCGCAAGTGCTCAGGAGATGAGTATAGTTCTTGCTCTGGGCTCGGTCTGGGGTACGTGTCGGCGCTGAAACGAGAGACAAGTATAAGCATTATACAGCTGAACAAATGAACGTGTCAGAACAGCCCTCCAGCAAGTCGAGTAATCTGGTCAGCACGGAAACCAAGATTACAGCCGTTTTCGTCATACTCGCTCTCGTATCGGTGTACGGCACTACCGCTGTGACTGATACGCAATGGGTCCACTTCGCCGTCCTCCTCGGTGTTGGCGTTATCGCCCCGACAGTCATCAACGAATGGCGTAGCTAATCGGATTCCGAACCCGACACACTATTGTGGCCCCATGAGACGCTCTCTCTGAGACGCCCTTGTGGTTGCAATCCGGTTCGACGGTCGGTCTCGAACCGCCGATCAGGCGTCGAAAAACGCCCGGACGAGTTTCTTCTCCGCGGTCCGGAGGTGCTGGTAGTACGTCGAGGGGACGACGTCCATCGAGTCGGCCAGTTCGTCGCCCTCGCTTTCGCGAGGCCACTCGAAAAACCCGCTCACGTAGGCTTTCCGAAGGGCAGTTAGCTGCCGGTCAGTCAGTTCGGACTCGACAGCGCTCCGGAAGGCCTGGGGCGTTTCGCCCGGTTCGTCGGCTTCGGTATAGGAAATCAGCGTCGTCGTCTCGTATGTCGATTCGAGATCCTCGACGATCGCGCGACCGTTCTGTTCGGTCGCGACCCGAAACGCGAGCTCGAGCCCGTCGGCGTCGATCGAAACGTCCTGGATGTCACCGCCGTACCCGGAGAGGATCGTCACGAACGGTGTCCCCGCCGTAACGATCTCGACCGTACACTCCTGCTCAGCCCGGGAGAGTACCGTCATGCCGGTAACGGCGTCGTATCTATCGACCCCCGCTCGGACAGCCGCCTCGTCCCCGGCATCGATCCGGAACAGGAACCGAACGCTTCCGTCGTCGGTCGCCCGGGCACCGCGGTAGGCGAGTTCGCCATCGAGTCGATCCGCCAGATCCGGTAAGAAGAGATCCTGATCCTCCAGCAAGACTTTGATCTCGAAAGTCGCGTCGGTCGTCACGGTCCGCTTGCTCAGGACGGCGTTGATGGCCGAGCCGATCGCCCGGCCAAGGGCAGCGAGAATCGTACGTTCGGTCTCGTCGAAGGCGTCCGGATCCTGGTCGTAGACGGCGAGGACGCCGTAGGTCGTCCGCCGGTAGACGAGCGGGATCACGACCCCCGAACCGGCCGATTCAGCATCTTCTCCGGAGGTCGATGCGCCGCCGACGGGCGATTCCAGTTCCGCGACATCCTCGAACCGCCGGACTTCGCCCCGGCGCAACGCCGTCCCGATCACGTCGGTGCCTGACGCGGCGTTTGGGTCATCGAGTTCGAGCGTCACGGGTTCGGTGCTCGTTTCGCTGTCCTCGGTGATCGTGATCGTCTCGGCGGGTGGATCGTATTCCCCGATCCACGCCCGGTCGAATTCCTCGCCGTCACCGATCCGTTCGACAGTCATCTCGTCGATGTCAGCGCGTGAATCGGCTCTGACGAGAATCTCGGTGACGTCGCTGACCAGCCCTTCGACGCGATCAAGCAGCCGTCGCAAGTTCTCCCGTTCGCGTCTGATCGCCGCCTCCGTTTCCCTGCGCTCGGTGATATCCTGTTGATAGCCGACAAAGTTGGTCACCGTCCCGTCGTCGTCACGGATCGGCGAGATCTCGAGGTTGTTCCAGAACGGCGAGCCGTCGGCGCGATAGTTCCGCAGTTCGACTGCGGCCGCCGCCTCGTCCGCCACGGCGTCCCGGAGTTCCAGGGTCGTTTCCGCGTCGGTCTCCGTGCCCTGGAGGAACCGACAGTTGACGCCGATCGCGTCTTCCTTCTCGTACCCCGTCATCTCCACGAAGGCGTCGTTGACGTAGATCAGAGGCTCATCCGGCGCGGTCGCGTCGGCGATCGTGATTCCGACCGGCGCTTCGTCGAGCGCTCGCTCCTTGAGACGCTGTTGTTCGGTCGCCGTGCGATCGTTGATCGGCATCCGGACCTGCCCCTCGCCGTCTGTCGGTTCCGGGACTGCGTCGTCGATGGCGTCGACGACGAGACTCAGTCTGTTCTCGCTCGTCCGTGGGACGTAAGCTGTAGCGTCGGCGGCGACTGCCCGGCGGGCGACCGCCCCTTCGGAAACGTCCGGGATGACGATGACCGGCAACTGCGGTCGATCCCGGCGAATCGATTCCAGCAGCGCCAGTCCGTCGAACCCCGACCCCACGTGGTCAGTCACGACGCAATCTATCTCGTCGGTGTCGACCCGTTCGGCGGCTGCCAGGAAGTCCGTCGCCGATTCGACGACGACGTTGTCCGCCGACTCCTGGATCCCGTCCGTCGATACCGGCGGGGTCTCCGGATCGTCCCCAACCCGAAGTATCCGCCGGACATCCCCAGCGCTGCTCATGACTTTCCTGTTAGCGGACGATCATTGTAAATGTGGGGCTCGAACCGAACAAACGCCGGTGGGTCGGCCGGCACTCACCCGAGCAACCGCTTGACGACGCCGCGCTCGCGTTCGTCCTCGATGACCGCCTGGGCGGCGTGCTCGCCGCTGATGATCGTCATCGGGACACCGATGCCCGGCGAGGTGAACCCGCCGACGTAGTACAGGCCGTCGACGCGCTTCGCGCGATGTGAGGGACGCATCGGCCCGGTCTGGAACAGTGTATGTGCCAGCCCCAGCGCGGTCCCTTCGGGGTAGTTGAGGCGTTCAGTGAAGTCATCGACACACATCGACGCTTCGGTGACGACTCGGTCCCGGAGGTCGACGCCGACGTTCGTGGCGAGGTCCTCGAGGATCCAGTCCCGGTATTCCTCGCGTCGTGCTTGGGTGTCTTCTAGCCCCGGCGCGATCGGAACAAGTACGACCACCGCGTGGTGGTCGTCGGGCGCGACGCCGTCGTCGGTGAGCGAGGGCACGGCGAGATAGTATGCGGGATCGTCCGGCCAGGCCGGGTCCTCGAAAATCGACGCGAAGTGAGGGTCCCAGTCGTCAGGGAACACCAGCGAGTGATGTTCGAGCGGGCCGACGTCGCCTTCGACGCCGAAGTACCAAAGCAGCGCCGAGGGCGCGTAAGTCTGGTCGTCCCAGTGATCGAGGTCGTGATCGCGTTTTCCGGGTGAGAGCAACTCGCGCTCGACGTGGGCCGGCGGTGCGTTGGCGACGACCCGATCGGCCCGCCGGCGTCCCTCGGTCGTCTGGAGGGCGAGCCCGGTCGTCGTTTCCTGGAGATCCGTCACCTCGACGCCCGTCCGATAGGAGACGCCGAGTTCCTCGCCGAGGTCGGCCAGCCCCTCGACGAGGCTGTACATCCCGCCTTCCGGGTAGTAGACGCCCATGTTGTAATCGACGTGGGACATGAGGTTGTACAGCGCCGGCGTGTTGTGTGGGGAGCCGCCGAGAAAGACCAGCGTGTACTGCAGCAACTGCTGGAGTTTCGGGTTCTCGAAGTACTCCTCGACGTGGTCCTGCATCGACCCGAGCATCGTCAGGCCCGGACCGGCCTGAACCACGCTGGGGTCCAGAAGGTCTCGAAACCGGGAGCGGTCTTCGTAGACGAAGTGTTCCATCCCCACGTCGTAGGTGTGTTCGGCCTCCGCGAGGTACTCCTCGAAGGCCTCGCCGCCGCCCGCTTCGTAGGCGGCGAAGATTCGTTTGACCTGGGTGCGATCCGGCGTGATCGTCACCCAATCACAGGGCGCGTCGACGTCCTCGTCGTAAGGCGTTCCGGCCCCGGGGACCGGATCACTGTCGCGGAAAAACACACGGTACTGCGGATCGAGCTTCAAAAGCTCGTAATACTCGTCAGGCTCGCGGTCGAACTGCTCGAAAAAGCGCTCGAAGACATCGGGCATCAGGTACCACGATGGACCGGTATCGAAGCGGAACCCGTCGACTTCAAGCAGGTTCGCGGCCCCGCCGAGACGGGGCTGCTTTTCGAGGACGGTCACGTCCGCGCCGGCGTCAGCGAGGAAGGCGGCGGCGGAGAGTCCACCGATCCCGCCACCGATGATGTCGACCGACCGGCCAGCGAGTGACCCGGCTGCATTTCCTGTCATGGCACGTACCAGATGCCGCGCTCGCGGTCCATAAATGAACCGACGACCACGTGCGGGAGTGCAATGATACTGATCGAGATGCTCCAAAAGGCGACCAAACCCGGTAACAGCGGCGCGCCACCGAGCGGCTCGCTCGCGACGAACAGGATCGTCCCGACGACGGCGGCCGTCGCGATCGACCCGGCGATCAACACGCCCCAGGCAGTCAGCGCGATCACGCGTGGGTCGTCGCTCTCGAGGAACGGCGTGAGGACGCCGCCGCCCTGTTCCGGGACGTCGTCCTCGATGGAGACGTGTCGCCCGACCTGTCGCATGGAGTACCAAAGCGGGAAGTACAGCCCGACGGCGACGACTACGGGCACGACCGCGAAGAAGGCGATCAGCAGCGCCGTCTCGGCGGCGTCGACGAGCCACGACCGGGTGCCGTCCCGGCGAAGATACCCCAACCCGACGTGTGCGACGGCGAGTGCGGCGAACCCAACTCCGATGA is from Halorhabdus sp. BNX81 and encodes:
- a CDS encoding bacterio-opsin activator domain-containing protein is translated as MSSAGDVRRILRVGDDPETPPVSTDGIQESADNVVVESATDFLAAAERVDTDEIDCVVTDHVGSGFDGLALLESIRRDRPQLPVIVIPDVSEGAVARRAVAADATAYVPRTSENRLSLVVDAIDDAVPEPTDGEGQVRMPINDRTATEQQRLKERALDEAPVGITIADATAPDEPLIYVNDAFVEMTGYEKEDAIGVNCRFLQGTETDAETTLELRDAVADEAAAAVELRNYRADGSPFWNNLEISPIRDDDGTVTNFVGYQQDITERRETEAAIRRERENLRRLLDRVEGLVSDVTEILVRADSRADIDEMTVERIGDGEEFDRAWIGEYDPPAETITITEDSETSTEPVTLELDDPNAASGTDVIGTALRRGEVRRFEDVAELESPVGGASTSGEDAESAGSGVVIPLVYRRTTYGVLAVYDQDPDAFDETERTILAALGRAIGSAINAVLSKRTVTTDATFEIKVLLEDQDLFLPDLADRLDGELAYRGARATDDGSVRFLFRIDAGDEAAVRAGVDRYDAVTGMTVLSRAEQECTVEIVTAGTPFVTILSGYGGDIQDVSIDADGLELAFRVATEQNGRAIVEDLESTYETTTLISYTEADEPGETPQAFRSAVESELTDRQLTALRKAYVSGFFEWPRESEGDELADSMDVVPSTYYQHLRTAEKKLVRAFFDA
- the crtI gene encoding phytoene desaturase family protein, which encodes MTGNAAGSLAGRSVDIIGGGIGGLSAAAFLADAGADVTVLEKQPRLGGAANLLEVDGFRFDTGPSWYLMPDVFERFFEQFDREPDEYYELLKLDPQYRVFFRDSDPVPGAGTPYDEDVDAPCDWVTITPDRTQVKRIFAAYEAGGGEAFEEYLAEAEHTYDVGMEHFVYEDRSRFRDLLDPSVVQAGPGLTMLGSMQDHVEEYFENPKLQQLLQYTLVFLGGSPHNTPALYNLMSHVDYNMGVYYPEGGMYSLVEGLADLGEELGVSYRTGVEVTDLQETTTGLALQTTEGRRRADRVVANAPPAHVERELLSPGKRDHDLDHWDDQTYAPSALLWYFGVEGDVGPLEHHSLVFPDDWDPHFASIFEDPAWPDDPAYYLAVPSLTDDGVAPDDHHAVVVLVPIAPGLEDTQARREEYRDWILEDLATNVGVDLRDRVVTEASMCVDDFTERLNYPEGTALGLAHTLFQTGPMRPSHRAKRVDGLYYVGGFTSPGIGVPMTIISGEHAAQAVIEDERERGVVKRLLG
- a CDS encoding aldo/keto reductase, producing the protein MTDLPDIGLGTWQNEDPEQCADSVATALEMGYRHIDTAEIYGNEEAVGEGLARADVDREEVFLATKVHGESTSLSYDGVIETAHNSLDRLGVEAVDLLYVHWPTGDYDPEETLSAFEELHEEGVTERIGVSNFEPSTVERALDILDAPLFANQVEMHPLLQQEELLAHAEEHDYHLVAYSPLSRGDVFDVPEITEIAEKHDVSEAQVSLAWVREKGAYPIPKATSETHIRDNFESLALELDDEDVAAIDDIDRETRHIDYQAAPWH
- the uvrA gene encoding excinuclease ABC subunit UvrA; this translates as MSKDVIEVRGAEQHNLKDVDCEIPREELTVVTGLSGSGKSSLAFETIYAEGQRRYIESLSAYARNFLGQMDKPQVESVEGLSPAISIDQKNAANNPRSTVGTVTELHDYLRLLYARVGTPHCPECGREVGEQSAENMVSRILELPEGTKLKIAAPIVRDQKGAFEDRFDELVGEGYSRVEVDGEEYDLTLDRPDLDENYDHTIDVIVDRVQVAPDARSRITDSVETALEEAHGILKVIVPDPPEGTELGGASARSTGDLADEADSDDGDARDDRLVVEFSEDLACTHCGIDISEIETRSFSFNSPHGACPECEGLGETKEVSEDLVITDPEKPLKHVFEPWSYDRTYYSRQLDNVAEHFDVDLETPFEELDPEIRRQFLYGTDDRVHFQWQTKNGTREKTERFEGVIPNLERRHVETDSDRAREHIEEFMATTTCPNCEGTRLKAESRAVLVDDTSITAVNELSIGDALEHFEGMEAGMSERDATIATEVLKEIRARLGFMQEVGLAYLTLDREASTLSGGESQRIRLATQIGSGLVGVLYVLDEPSIGLHQRDNDRLLNTLAELRDLGNTLLVVEHDTATMRRADNIVDMGPGPGKQGGEIVVNGPLEAVIDSDESVTGEYLAGERSIPVPEERREPEGTLTIRGARQHNLADLDVDIPLGTFTAITGVSGSGKSTLMHDVLYKGLAREMNDNTSVNPGEHDAIDGIERIETVRLIDQSPIGRTPRSNPATYTDVFDHIRELFAETKLAKQRGYEKGRFSFNVKGGRCEACGGQGTVTIDMNFLSNVEVPCEECGGDRYNAETLDVTYKGKTIADVLEMTVSEAYEFFESHPGIRRRLELLRDVGLGYMKLGQPSTTLSGGEAQRVKLAEELGKKDSGETLYLLDEPTTGLHPEDERKLIDVLHRLTEDGNTVVVIEHELDLVKNADRIIDLGPEGGENGGEIVAAGTPERVARTDGSYTGQYLRDLLPAVDREGPRADREQSAPPAADD
- a CDS encoding phosphate uptake regulator PhoU, which encodes MDTRKVQQLGPSTLAMTLPAEWTTETDVEKGDEISIRIGDKGTLTVLPESVQSGDTEATIYVSELDADAVERAIVAQYVLGRQVIHVEAEGSDTLDSSHINAVYNAETQLMGLGVIEETPERITVRCSVDPGDFTLNNLLERLESTGSTMRNEAIRALAHGNPDLAQRALNRERQANKIFVLLLRLIFTAHQNPNVARGIGLDDAFPLIGYRSVAKNLELAADNAEDIADIALEAEGHSLDVDAGTMDRIRDMVEKVDEISEQAVRAAVERDYTAANEARSQFRVIDEQGADLLEGLEEMPNQKLLAIREVLVALQDTAQYSVRNAEIATNLALNEESGHITLE
- a CDS encoding bacteriorhodopsin; translated protein: MADLTTISLWAGTAGMFLGMLYFIATGWNVRDSRRKKFYVVTTFIAAIAFVNYLAMATGFGKLPIEVIENILGTEFGSGVPEEIYWPRYTDWILTTPLLLYDIALLAGADRNTISTLVGLDVLMILTGVVATLTFTGGAGLEVEGARILWWGVSTGFLLVLLYFLFSTLTAKANELSADTQRTFKLLRNMIAVLWLVYPIWWIVGTEGLGAIGIGPETAGFAVLDVTAKVIFGIILLRSHDVLDEGAPSAS
- a CDS encoding lycopene cyclase domain-containing protein, encoding MAPITYLSFVMAFVVVPVAILAGVLAVSRRFRPAQLFGTGLLAGVALVYTVPWDGQLIRIGVWEYGSTLLGQLGVVPYEELLFILTQTVLTGLWTTLVDVPDGRGSVTRRQRLVGVLAGGLVGMIGLAVLLVPSGTYLGAILVWAAPVLALQWGFGWPILVRARRTVTLAIALPTAYLWAADRLAIELGLWTFSPDRTTGLALLGLPVEEALFFLVTNAFLVQGLVLLGWVVERDALPAVTDVIDTTVERVE